TCGCTTATATCAATAGATAATATTTTTGCACGAGCATACTTACTAAATACATTCTTTCCATAAAGCATGCCATCAAAACTATAATCATCTGCATACTTTGCTATTCCTAGGGTTTTTTCACGGGCATCAACACGGCAAGTTTGTTCCCCAACCTTTCCTGTTTGTTTTAATTCAGGTATTTCTAAGTTTTCTCTTAACATCTTTGCTGCCAAAAGAATTCCCTCTTCAATCTTGGCATATCCAGTACAACGACAAATGTTAGTACGAATTGCTTGCTTTACGTCTTCCCTAGTAGGATTTGGATTTTGATCAATTAAGCATTTACCAGATATAACCATGCCTGGAATACAAAATCCGCATTGTACAGCTCCTGCAGTAGCAAAAGCATATACTAATACATCTCTTTCTCTGTCTGTAAATCCTTCTATGGTTTCTATCTTTTTCCCTCCCAATTTAGAAAGTTTTTGTATACAAGCACGAGTTGTCTTTCCATCAATAATAACAGTGCAAGTTCCACAAGCACCCTCTTTACAACCATTTTTTACTGATGTTATCTTAAGCTTTTCACGCAGAAAGTCCATCAATGCCATATCTGTTTCGGATTGATAGTCTTTACCATTTACATTTACTTTAAACATTTGAAATTCCTCTCTCTCTTAAAATTTAATCACCTATATAAGTTAGTTTTCTTTGATGAATATTTTTCATCAGGCAATGAGATGAATTGCTCTTATATCGGGCCTATTAGGTCAGTTTCCAGATGAACAGAAATCCAAGATCTATGATTTTGTGTGAATCGCTTACTCAGTAAGCCTAGCGAGTCGAGCTTCATTTATGCTGGAAAATAGTCTAGCAAATGGACTTGTTATTTTTTTGATTATGCCTTATACTATAAAATCCATAACTCAAAATTAATTTAATTATCATTATTCTTATTAGTCTCTTCTATCATTCCACAAATTCTTTACCATGCTTTAGGAAGTAATAACTGGAAGCTTATGTTTGCTATAATCTTACTTATATTCATAGCAATTGCAATGCCAACTTTTTCTAATCTTTTCTATGTCATATAAGCAAATTTTCTTAGTTTTATTGGTTTTTATATAGATTTGTGCACATTCTATGCCTATATATGTAGGTTATTCTTATTATTAAATATATTTTTATCAAAATGATAATCAATTATCATTTTGATAAAAATAAGTATATAACTTGTTAAACGATATCATATTCTATAAAAAAGCAGTATGAATTATCATTTTGATAATTCATACTGCTTTTATTTTTAGTCAAACCTTCTATATCTTTACATTTTCATTTTATTATTACCATATCAGTATTAATATTATTTTTGATTTTCTCCATTTATTAATTTCCCACTATAAGTTACGATATTATACTTCTATTCAAAAGGAAGTAAAATATATCTTAGAATAAACAATAAAGCAAGTACATATACAATTGGACTAATTTCCTTTTGCCTACCTGTAGCTATTTTTACTATTGGATAGAAAATCATAGCAGCTGCAATTCCATTAGCTATACTATAAGTAAAAGGCATTAATGCTATACAAAAGAATGATGGAAGTCCTTCTGTAAAATCGTCAAAATCTATTTTTACAATTGCTGACATCATCAAAACACCTACTATTACAAGTGCTGGTGCTGTAGCTTGTCCAGGAACTATTCCAACAATACCTGAAAAAAACATTGATAGAATAAATAATATACCTACTGTTACTGAAGTAAGTCCAGTTCTTCCTCCTTCAGAAACACCAGATGTAGATTCAACATATGTGCAAACCGTACTTGTACCTAAGACTGAACCTGCTGTTGTTGCTACTGCATCACATAAAAGTGCTTTTCTCATTCTTATAACCCTACCATCTTTATCAAGCATTCCTGCTTTTGTTGCAGTTCCAACAAGTGTTCCGATAGTATCAAAAAGATCAACTAAGCAAATAGTTATAACAACCATAATAACACTAAGAATTGCACCTCCTATTGAAGTACCTCCTTTTGAAAATAGACCAGCAAAATCAAATGCTGCAAAAGTAGGAGCAATTGATGGTGGTGCACTGAAAACATGTAAATTTTCAAGAGATGTAATTTTGAGTGGAATTCCTATTATTGTGGTTGAAATTATTCCAATAAGAATTGAACCCTTAATACCTCTAGCCATCAAGATAGCAGTTATTGTAATTCCTATTATAGTTAGTAATGTTCCTGGGTTTGCAAAATTCCCAAATCCAACTAGTGTTGCTTGATTTGCAACTATTACGCCACCAGATTTCAATCCAATAAGCGCTATATATAGTCCAATACCTCCAGAAATTGCGTATTTTAGATTTTGAGGTATTGCATCAACTATCTTTTCTCGTATGGAAGTTACTGTAATGATTATAAATAATATTCCTGATAGTAATACGCATGATAGAGCTTGATTCCATGTAAATCCTAATGTTAAACATACTGTATACGTGAAAAATGCATTAAGACCCATCCCTGGAGCTTGAGCAAAAGGGAGATTGGCATAAAGCCCCATTATTAATGTACCAATAGCTGCTGCTAAACAAGTAGCGACGAAAACAGATGATACTATTGGATCTGTACCTACACTAAGTTGTGCAGCTGCATCACCTATTGCATTGGCTGAATTCATACCAGATAATTTTAATATATTGGGATTAACAAATATAATGTACGCCATTGTAACAAAAGTAGTGATTCCAGCAAGTATTTCTGTCTTTACATTTGAGTTATTTTCTTTCAATTGAAAATATGATTCCAAAAATGAAGATTTTTGTTTGTTTGCATTGGTTTTCATAAAATATCCTCCTCAAAGTTTTGATTTTAATATTGTTTCGGTTCTTCTATTTTTTTACCAGCTACATATCTTTCTTTAATATTTCTGTCATCACCAGTGTAAATAAATTTTTGTAATCTTTCTTCAATTGATAATGGTTTGAAGATTGATAAGCTGCTATCATCAATAATTAGGGCGTCAAACTCATATCCTTCTTCAAAACTTCCCACTTTACCAAAAAATTTACCCCCCCCTTTGTTGCCAAGTAAAATAATTCTGCTGTTGTTAAAGGCTTATCTGTCTTATTGCTTTCCAACCATTTTAGCCTTGATACTTGGGCACTGCTTACAATTGCATTAATCATTGATAAACTGTGTCCACCTGATACATCGGTTGCCATTCCTATGTTTAAACCTTTTTTTAACAATTTTCGAATAGGTGAAATGCCGCTTGATAAATTGCTATTTGAATTTGGACAATGTGCAACAAAAACTTTTTTTCTCATCATGAGTTCAATTTCATCTTCCTCTAACAAAACACAATGGGCCATTATAGTAGGAAGATCTCCAAATAACCCTGCATCATCATAGACACTTGCATAGTTTTTAGATTTAGGATGTAATTCTTTTACGAAATTAATTTCACTCGAGTTTTCACTTAAATGAGATTGCACTGGGGCATTATATTTTTTTGCTAATTCTCCAAGGCTTTTTAAAAGCTCAAAGCTACAGGTTGGAACAAATCTTGGTGTAATAATAGGTTTCACCAGTTCATATTTATCACTATATTCTTCTAATATTTCTTTAGTATCTTCAATAGATGCCTCCATAGTTTCTAATAAATATTCCGGTGCATTTCTATTCATATTAACTTTTCCTACATATGCACCTAATCCGGCTTCTGCAAATAAATCCATTAATAATTTTGTTGTATTCTTATGAATTGTAGCAAAAACACAGGCTCTAGTAGTCCCATACTTCCACAAATTTCTTATAAAAGATGAGTATACTTTTTTTGCATAGACGGTATCAGAATATTTTTCTTCTTCTGGGAAAGTATATGACTCTAACCATGGCATAAGTTCTTTATCTAGCCCTAGACCTAAATTAGGAAACTGCGGTGCATGTGAATGAATGTCAACAAATCCTGGTATTATAAGTGCATGTCCGTAATTTAGCATCTTTAGTTTATTGAATTTTGCAGGTAACTCTTTATAAACACCTTTAATAAGTTTACCCTCAACAACAATATATCCATTTTCAAATGTTTCATATTTACCTAGCTCTTTAGTAAAAATAATATTGCCTTTAACAATATACTCATCTTGCATTACAAGACCTCCTTTTAACCCCAGTTATAAATTGCATTTTTAACTTGTAAAAAAATCAACCTTTCTCATTAATGATGCAACTAAGGTACCTTTATTTTATCTATTTCTAAACTGTTTGCATTTTTTTGTTTTCATTCCTTTTTTTCATACTCATACTCATGGCTCTGTGCTAGTATTGTCAAGTTTGCGCCCCCATTTAAGTAATTTCGGAAACTCTTGTCCCCTAATATATCTATATTCTGGATGGACGGTTTTTATTTCCCCAATCAAACTAGTCTTATATCCAAAGATATTTTTAAATGTTTTCCCTTTATATTGTTTTAGGAAATATATTTTTTCCATTATATTACCTGAGTTTTGATTAACTTTTGCTACACTCATATATTCATAGCAATTTTCATTCCAATTTCTTCAAATTTTATCCATACTATATAGATAAATTTCTGCAGTTTCATTGATTTCCATATAGATTTATTCAAGTTCTATACCTAATCTTATAAGTTAATCTTATTATTATACACTCATTTTATCAAAATGATAATTAATTATCATTTTGATAAAATGAGTGTATGGCTTATTAATCGATAATATTTTCCTTGAAAAAAGAGTATAAATTATCAAAATGATAATCCATACTCTTTTTTATTTCTCATCGAGTTTTCTATATAATGTAGCGATTCCAATTCCTAACTTTTTTGCAGCTTCTTTTTTACCTAAAGTATCTCTTCCACATAAATCTAATATCTTCTCTATATATGCCATTTCTATATCTTTAAGTTTCTTTATTTCTTTATTTTCATTAATTTGATCATCTATTTTTACGTACTCATTTTTACTATAATTAGCTATTGCTTTAGGTAACATATTCATGTTTATAATACCATTTTCATGACTTATACTAACCATAAATTCTACTAAATTTTCTAGTTCTCTTACATTACCTCTCCAAGGATACTCTTTAAGCTTATTAATAACATCTTCATTTACTGTATGAATATACTTATTAAATATCTTATTATATTTATTTATAAGCTCATTCATTATTAATTCTATATCCCCTTCTCTGTCTTTAAGAGGAGGTATTTCAAATGGTATTACATTTAACCTATAATATAAATCTTCTCTAAATTTTCCTTCTTCAACTAATTTTTTTAAGTCCTTATTAGTAGCTGCAATAACTCTAATATCTAAATTAATTAATTGATTAGAACCTATTTTTACTAAAGTTCTTTCTTGTAGAACTCTAAGTAATTTTACTTGAAGATATATTGGCATGTCCCCAATTTCATCTAAAAATATAACACCTTTATTAGCTAGTTCAAATTTTCCTATCCTTCCACTTGTACTTGCTCCAGAAAATGCACCTTTAACATATCCAAACAATTCACTTTCTAATAAACTTTCAGGTATAGCACCACAATTTATCGCTATAAATGGCTTATCTCTTGTATTTCCTTCTGCATGTATAGCTCTTGCAACTAATTCCTTCCCTGTTCCACTCTCTCCTGTTATTAAAACTGTTGACTTTGAATATGCTATTCTCTTTATCTTTTCTTTCATTTGCTTAATAACTAGTGATTCACCAACTATGGCATCACAAGTTATTTTATTATTTCCATGAGTTAAATTAACAGCATCTTCATTTATTTGTTTTATCTCATTAAATACTAATATTTGCGAACAAGTCTCCACATTAATATAATTATGTATTATCTTACCAACGACTTTGTATTCTATATCTTTTATATATAATTTATATGTATTTCTACTTGGTAAATAATCTTCAGTATCTTCTATTTTTATAGTTTCACCTATTATAGATGGATTTAACTTTAGGATTTTTATTCCTTTATTATTTATAAGGTGTATTTTGTTAGAACTATTAATTGCAATTATTCCATCTTCTACTGAATTTATTATTTGTTCTAGAAATTTCAAATCATTCTTATTTGTAAGTACTTCATTTTGTTCTATAATTTTAATAGAAATAAAATCTGATACCTGCTCTAAAAAACTCATAATAGTTTCGAAATTATTAAGTAAATACTCCTTTTGATCTTTTGTAGAACACACAAAGCCTATTACTCCAAACGTATTATTTCCATACTTTATAGGAACACATATCTCCATTTCTTCTTTACAATTACCTTTATCTTTGCAATTTTTGCACAAAATATTTCTACCTGGATTTTCTATAACTTGTGCATTACCTGATGATAATGCTGCTTTATATACATATCCTTCTGATTCTATATTTTCTCCTATACCATCTTTATATATGCCAGTACCTGCAATTCTTTCAAAATTACTATCTACAACTTCAACGTCTAATTTTAATATGCTTGATAATAACTTAGAATATTTATTTACTACATCTGAAATATCTTTTAAAGTTATTTTTATCATATTTCAACGCTCCTCTTCCCATATATTGGATAATTGTTTCAATTTTCTACAACCACTGTTTTTTTATACAAGATATTTGCTAATACCTATGTAACAATATTAACTTAAGACTACTCGTGAATAATAACATAATCAAAAAGATAATTTAATCTTAAATAATCTCATTTAATTATATCTATAATACCCCATTTTACCATAAAAATTATAATATCTCCATCAATATACATATACACTATTTTTTCAAAGTAATAATCTATAAATTAAACGACTATTGACTAAGTTTTATAGATACATTATCCAAATTCCGCCATGAAATCATGCAAAAGAGACTGTAGTAGATTTACTCTTACAAAAATCTATCTACAGTCTCTTCTAAAATATATTATTATAAACGTTTCTTTTAAATACTTTAGTGTAATACTCTTAATCCTCATAGCTATTTAAATAGCTATAAAGTGAATATTTTGAAATATCATAAAACTTTGAAATTTTATCTCCTGATTTTTTAATTAAGAGTGCACCTTTGCTCTCTAAATATTTAATAGCTTTCATTTTATCTTCTTTGGTCATAACTGCAACGGGTTTTCCAATTAATTCATATGATTCCTCAATTAAATCTTCAAGGAGTTGATTAACATTAGTTGGAATTGCAACCTCAGCTTGATTATTATTTTTTGTTTCGTTTATTGAAACAAAGTCTGTCATAATCTTATTAGATACAATTAGTTGCGTAATGTCATAGTTAATACAAAGAAGTCCTTTAGTTTCACCGTTTTTGTCAGGAATGCATATAGTAGTCGATTTTAAAATACGTCCGTCATTTGTACGGGTATTATAACTATAGTGGTCTTTATGCTGATGATTCGAATGAATTGTTTCCATTGCAATTCTCGATGCAACATCCCCAACCTTACGTCCTGTAACGTGTCCATTTTCAATTGCTATAATGCTGTGTTCATATCCTGCTTTTAAATCATGAATTGCAACTTCACAATTTGGTCCAAACTCTTCTGAAATTCCTTTAATAAGCCTTTTAAAAAAATCCAAATCATCATATACACTCATACTCAAATCTCCTTTATCATCCTATATCTACATTACCATATAAATAAGTCTCTGTAAATAATTCAAATCATAGCAACCAACCATTGTGAACGTTATGCTTAATATATTCAATAATAATTAAAACTAAGCCTGTAGACCCTTTATTTTATGCGAGTCTACAGGCTTGTTAAATATACAGAACTTTTAACTGTATAATATCTTCACTATAATTATTTAAATTTTTTTATTATATAGCACAATACATAAGATAGTATATGATGACGATTTCAGTGGAAGAAGATGATGACATTACCCTATACGAGGTCCTCCATTAGTAGGCATTGTGCTCCAACTAACCTTCATTTGGAGAGTAAACCACCTCTGAATCTAAACTTTGCTTTATGTCGCTTTCGACTTCTTTAATATCATGATTCAAAAATGCATTTAGAATTACAGCAACTACAGATGCTGTAACTATGCCACTACTAAAAATTGACTTGAAAAATGTTGGTGTTTGGTCAAATAAAGTAGGTACAGTAGTAATTCCAAGCCCTAAGCCAATAGAACAAGCAACAACCATCATATTTGCATTACTATTAAAATCTACAGTTTGAAGCATTTGAATTCCTGCAACTGCGACCATTGCAAACATTATAGTTGTAGCTCCACCTATAACAGGTTGAGGAATAATAGTAGCTAAAGCTGCAAATTTAGGAATCAATCCTAGCGCAATAAGAATAATTCCAGAAGCTACTACAACAAAACGGCTTCTTACTTTACTTAGCGCCAAAAGTCCTAAATTTTGATTGAATGTTGTATATGGGAATGAATTAAAGATACCACCCAAAAATGTTGAAATTGCTTCAGCTCTAAGTCCACGTACAATATCTTTGTCACTAACTTCCTTATCACAAACTTTACCAATTCCAAGAAATGTACCAGTTGATTCAATCATTATTGTTAACATAACAAAAGTCATCATAACTATTGAACCAAAATCAAATTTAGGTAAACCAAAATTGAATGGGTGAATAAGGCTTATCCATTTTGCATTTGCCACTACTGAAAAATCTACTTTCCCCATAAATGCAGCAACTATTGTTCCTAAAATAATACCATTTAAAACTGAAATTGCTTGAAAAAATCCTTTAAAATATTTGTTAGATAGTAAAACAACAATCATTACAAATGTTGCTAGTAAAATATTTTGTATACTTCCGAAATCTTTAGCTCCTGAGCCACCGCCCATGCTAGTTACTCCAACATTTATTAAAGAAAGACCTATCATAGTAACTACTGTTCCTGTTACAACTGTTGGAAAAAACCTCAATATTTTTCCATATAACGGTGCTACTAGTAGAACAATAATTGCCGCTACCATTATGGAACCATAAGCTGTTTGCATTCCTAAGTTTTTACCAATAATAATTAACGGACCAACTGCTGCAAATGTACAACCTAAAATTGCTGGTAACCTAACACCAATATGTGGTCCTATACCCATTGACTGTATTAAAGTTGCAATACCACAAGTAAATAAATCCGCAGCTACCAAAAGTGCTAATTGTTCCGGTGTTAGACCTACAGCACCACCAATGATTAATGGTACCGCAACTGCACCTGCATACATTGCTAGTACATGTTGTAAACCTAAAACGGCAAGTTGACTTACTGGTAGCATTTCATTTACTTCATCCTTTTTTTTCACATTATTATTTAACATAATAAACCTCCTCTGTAAAATTTGCAATAATATATTATAAAATTATTTAATTATACTGGACAGTCTTTATTAGATTCCATTTTCCTTAAGGAAATCTTTCAAAAGGTTCATACATACAGTCTTTCTATATTCTTTTGAAACTCTTCCTGCACTTGGATTTATTACATTCTCGTAGGTATTAAGATAAATGTTTTTTAAGCTTTTTGCTTCAGTAATGGTCTTTCCTATGAGCATCTCATCTATCTCTGGATGCCTAACTATGATAGGTTCAATTGCTCCAAATGCTGTTGCAACGTGATTAATTACTCCATTTTCCTCATGGAAAAGCCCTGCAAATCCCATTCTGGAGATTGCTAGTGCATCTCTAGCTCCTATCTTCTTATAGTAGTAGTTCTCAAGATGTTTTTTAGGAATTAAAACTTCGACTATAATTTCTCCTTCTCTTAAGTCAAGCTGTTTTCTCTCTTTATAAAAATCTTTAACATAAATAGTTCTATCGGAATCAGCGCTCTTTAGTACCATAAGTGAATCAGTTACGAATAATATAAGAACTGAGTCAGCCTTAGCAGATCCGTTTCCAATATTTCCACCTATTGTTCCGAAATTTCTTATAGCTGGACCTGCCAAATTCGACATTGAATCCTTTAAAATTTGTGGTGTAACATCTGATTCTTCTATATCAGTG
The DNA window shown above is from Clostridium beijerinckii and carries:
- a CDS encoding NCS2 family permease, which produces MKTNANKQKSSFLESYFQLKENNSNVKTEILAGITTFVTMAYIIFVNPNILKLSGMNSANAIGDAAAQLSVGTDPIVSSVFVATCLAAAIGTLIMGLYANLPFAQAPGMGLNAFFTYTVCLTLGFTWNQALSCVLLSGILFIIITVTSIREKIVDAIPQNLKYAISGGIGLYIALIGLKSGGVIVANQATLVGFGNFANPGTLLTIIGITITAILMARGIKGSILIGIISTTIIGIPLKITSLENLHVFSAPPSIAPTFAAFDFAGLFSKGGTSIGGAILSVIMVVITICLVDLFDTIGTLVGTATKAGMLDKDGRVIRMRKALLCDAVATTAGSVLGTSTVCTYVESTSGVSEGGRTGLTSVTVGILFILSMFFSGIVGIVPGQATAPALVIVGVLMMSAIVKIDFDDFTEGLPSFFCIALMPFTYSIANGIAAAMIFYPIVKIATGRQKEISPIVYVLALLFILRYILLPFE
- a CDS encoding AAA family ATPase; protein product: MKITLKDISDVVNKYSKLLSSILKLDVEVVDSNFERIAGTGIYKDGIGENIESEGYVYKAALSSGNAQVIENPGRNILCKNCKDKGNCKEEMEICVPIKYGNNTFGVIGFVCSTKDQKEYLLNNFETIMSFLEQVSDFISIKIIEQNEVLTNKNDLKFLEQIINSVEDGIIAINSSNKIHLINNKGIKILKLNPSIIGETIKIEDTEDYLPSRNTYKLYIKDIEYKVVGKIIHNYINVETCSQILVFNEIKQINEDAVNLTHGNNKITCDAIVGESLVIKQMKEKIKRIAYSKSTVLITGESGTGKELVARAIHAEGNTRDKPFIAINCGAIPESLLESELFGYVKGAFSGASTSGRIGKFELANKGVIFLDEIGDMPIYLQVKLLRVLQERTLVKIGSNQLINLDIRVIAATNKDLKKLVEEGKFREDLYYRLNVIPFEIPPLKDREGDIELIMNELINKYNKIFNKYIHTVNEDVINKLKEYPWRGNVRELENLVEFMVSISHENGIINMNMLPKAIANYSKNEYVKIDDQINENKEIKKLKDIEMAYIEKILDLCGRDTLGKKEAAKKLGIGIATLYRKLDEK
- a CDS encoding xanthine permease, which encodes MLNNNVKKKDEVNEMLPVSQLAVLGLQHVLAMYAGAVAVPLIIGGAVGLTPEQLALLVAADLFTCGIATLIQSMGIGPHIGVRLPAILGCTFAAVGPLIIIGKNLGMQTAYGSIMVAAIIVLLVAPLYGKILRFFPTVVTGTVVTMIGLSLINVGVTSMGGGSGAKDFGSIQNILLATFVMIVVLLSNKYFKGFFQAISVLNGIILGTIVAAFMGKVDFSVVANAKWISLIHPFNFGLPKFDFGSIVMMTFVMLTIMIESTGTFLGIGKVCDKEVSDKDIVRGLRAEAISTFLGGIFNSFPYTTFNQNLGLLALSKVRSRFVVVASGIILIALGLIPKFAALATIIPQPVIGGATTIMFAMVAVAGIQMLQTVDFNSNANMMVVACSIGLGLGITTVPTLFDQTPTFFKSIFSSGIVTASVVAVILNAFLNHDIKEVESDIKQSLDSEVVYSPNEG
- a CDS encoding molybdopterin dehydrogenase, whose translation is MVRLENGYVPETVEEALRVMKEEKVIPYGGGTDLMIEGEEEASYLFLAKIPELKKITEDADYIRIGAEATFTDIEESDVTPQILKDSMSNLAGPAIRNFGTIGGNIGNGSAKADSVLILFVTDSLMVLKSADSDRTIYVKDFYKERKQLDLREGEIIVEVLIPKKHLENYYYKKIGARDALAISRMGFAGLFHEENGVINHVATAFGAIEPIIVRHPEIDEMLIGKTITEAKSLKNIYLNTYENVINPSAGRVSKEYRKTVCMNLLKDFLKENGI